TGAGAAAGACATTTTAGCAATTGTTTCTTAGTGATTGGTCATTGGTCATTGGTCATTGGTTTATTACAAATGACAAATGACAAAAGACAAATAACGAATGACAAATAACAAATGACAAAGGACAACTAAGAAATTATGGCAAAGCGCATTATCTACAACGAAAACGCTCGTCGCGCCTTAGAAAGAGGCATGGATATCCTGGCTGAGGCAGTGGCTGTTACCCTCGGTCCCAAAGGTCGTAACGTAGTACTAGAGAAAAAATTTGGCGCACCCCAAATCATCAATGACGGTGTGACCATTGCTAAAGAAATTGAATTAGAAGACCACGTTGAAAATACAGGCGTTTCTTTGATCCGCCAAGCTGCTTCCAAAACCAACGACGCTGCTGGTGACGGAACCACCACCGCTACTGTTTTGGCACACGCAATGGTCAAAGAAGGCTTGCGGAACGTAGCAGCTGGTGCGAATGCTATTCTGTTGAAGCGTGGTATTGATAAAGCTACCAACTTCTTAGTAGAAAAAATTAAAGAACACGCTCGTCCTGTTGAAGATTCCAAAGCGATCGCTCAAGTTGGTGCAATCTCTGCTGGTAACGACGAAGAAGTCGGTCAGATGATTGCTGAAGCAATGGACAAAGTAGGTAAGGAAGGTGTAATTTCCCTAGAAGAAGGGAAATCTATGACCACCGAATTGGAAATCACCGAAGGGATGCGCTTTGACAAAGGCTACATCTCTCCCTACTTCGCTACCGATCCTGAACGGATGGAAGCAGTATTTGACGATCCTTACTTACTGCTGACCGATAAGAAAATTGCTTTGGTACAAGATTTAGTACCCGTCCTTGAGCAAGTAGCACGTCAAGGCAAACCCTTAGTAATTATTGCCGAAGATATTGAAAAAGAAGCTTTGGCAACCTTGGTTGTTAACCGCCTGCGGGGTGTACTGAACGTAGCTGCGGTGAAAGCTCCTGGATTTGGCGATCGCCGTAAAGCAATGCTGGAAGATATCGCCATTCTCACTGGTGGTCAGTTGATTACTGAAGATGCTGGTCTGAAGCTAGAAAACACCAAACTGGATAGTTTAGGTAAAGCTCGCCGTATCACGATCACCAAAGACAACACCACCATCGTTGCTGAAGGTAACGAGCAAGCTGTGAAAGCTCGTTGCGAACAGATTCGTCGTCAAATGGACGAAACCGAATCTTCCTACGACAAAGAGAAATTGCAAGAGCGTTTAGCTAAGTTGTCCGGTGGTGTAGCAGTAGTTAAAGTTGGTGCTGCTACCGAAACCGAAATGAAAGACAAGAAACTGCGCCTTGAAGATGCGATCAACGCTACCAAAGCTGCGGTAGAAGAAGGTATCGTTCCTGGTGGTGGTACAACCTTGGCTCACCTCAGCCCTCAGTTGGAAGAGTGGGCAAATGGTAATCTCAAAGGCGAAGAGTTGACTGGTGCGCTGATAGTTGCTCGTGCCTTGGCTGCTCCCCTCAAGCGGATTGCTGAAAACGCTGGTCAGAATGGTGCTGTGATCGCTGAACGCGTGAAAGAGAAGGAATTCAACGTTGGCTTTAACGCAGCTACCAACGAGTTCGTTGACCTGTTTGCTGCTGGTATCGTTGATCCTGCCAAAGTGACCCGTTCTGCACTGCAAAACGCAGCTTCCATCGCTGGTATGGTGTTGACCACAGAGTGTATTGTTGTTGACAAGCCAGAGCCTAAAGATAGCGCTCCTGCTGGTGCTGGTGCTGGTATGGGCGGCGACTTCGATTACTAAAATTATTGCGTAGGGTGAGTATCTTAACTCACCTCTATAAAAAAAGCAGCCATTTCCGAGAAGAAGTGGCTGCTTTTTTATGAACTATTATCATTTTTCAGGGTTTGACATTTGGTCTTTTGATAATTTAGTATTTATGTACTATTCAATATAACTACAAATAGGGTTTGACATTTGGTCTTTTGATAATTTAGTATTTATGTACTATTCAATATAACTACAAATATCAATGCAATGCAGCTATTGAACAATTATTATGAACTAGGTACATCAAATGTATGCAACAAATCTGACAACTTCGTGCCTCCACTACGATATTTGAACTGCGCCCATAAGGAGCGCAATAATTTATAGCACAAGCAATGAAAGCGAGATATCAATACCGTTTCTATCCAACAGACCAACAGCAACAGAGACTAGCTGAGTGGTTCGGGTGTGTTCGGATAGTTTGGAATGATGCCTTAGCTCTGAGCAAAGCCAGCAAGTATCCCGGTTACAACAGTTTGGCTAAGTCTCTCACTCAGTCTAAAAAGACTGAAGAAAGACGATGGTTGAATGATGTTTCGTCTGTTCCATTACAGCAATCTCTTAAGCAGTTAAAAGTAGCCTATAAAAACTATTTCGATTCGCTTAAAGGCAAGTGGAAGGGTAGAAAAGTAGGTCAACCTCGATTTAAGAAAAAGACTAATGATCAGTCTGCAACGTTGACAAAAGTCGCATTCTTAATCAAGAAGGGAGAAGTCTACCTCGCAAAAATCGGTAACTTAAAGCCGATTTGGTCTAGAGAATTGCCCTGTGATCCAAGTTCAGTCACGGTAATCAAGGACTGTGCTAACCGCTATTTTCTCAGCTTTGTTTTAGAGATTGAAGCAAATCAAATCGATGCTAAAAACCAAAGTATTGGAATTGATTTGGGAATCAAAACGTTTGCACTCATGAGCAATGGCGAAAAAGCTAAGAGTCCGGATTACTCAAAACAAGATCGCAAAATTCGCAAGCTACAACGCAAACTAGCACGTCAACAGAAGGACTCAAAGCGGAGAAATAAAACCCGGATTCAGATTGGTAAACTGCACAATCTAAGTGCTGACACCCGCAAGGATTTCTTGCACAAGCTATCAACTAAAATTGTTAGTGAAAACCAAACGATCATTTTAGAAGATTTGCATGTGTCTGGAATGGTGAAGAATCGACGGTTAGCCCGTTCGATTAGTTTGCAAGGTTGGAGAGAGTTCAGGAATTTGTGTGAAGCTAAATCTGAGAAGTTTGGTAGGGATTTTCAGACTGTCAACAGATGGGAACCCACAAGCCAAGTTTGCTCAGAGTGTGGTTTCCGATGGGGCAAAATCGATCTTTCAATCCGTTCAGTGCTTTGCTTGAATTGCGGTACTCAACAGGACACAGATGAGAACGCAGCCCGAAATATAGAAATGGTCGGCATGGGGCATCGGCACGACCTTAAACGGGCGGGAGCGACCATAAGACTGCAACAGTCACGCAAGTTGCTGTGAACCGTCAAGAATCACCGTGACTTCAGTCCGGTGAGTATGTCGTCAACCTTGTTCTGTATTTGATTGATTTGCAGCATGAAATTGATCAATCAATGCTTGGATAATCATTTGCGGATCTTCCGTCTCAACTCCCAATTGTTGAGCAATCATCTGGCGTAGATTTTCATCCTGCTGCATGAGTGCCAGTAATTCGTCTAAAGTTACAGTTTGGAATTCTCCTTCGGGGAGACTTCCTACGTCATCTGCTGCTTGGAAAACTTGACTAGGTGGGAAATTTTCTACATCAGTGTCTTCTGCCGAGCCAAAGGTTGCTATTTGAGCATCTGGGCCTTCATACTCCCATACAGGTTCTCCTTGATTGCGTGTCAATAATTGCATCCCAATGTCATAGGCAACATCTCCCACTTCTCCAACTTCCAATTCCCCTAGTTGTACCATCCGAGCGGCTAATTCATTATTAGGAGTGGGTGATGCCAACAGTTTTTCACCAAAGCCATGCAACCACTCTAGCCAACGTTCTGTTGGGACGCGATGCTCAATATTATGTAGCCATTTCAGCGCCCATTGTTGTCCTCGGGCTTGATGTACTCCTTCTAACAGTTCGGTGAACAAAAATTCTAAATCTGTGTCAGTTAGAGGTGGAGGTGGTTCTTTGGGATGATTACCCGCAAATGTTGTTGGCGCTTTTTGGTTGCCAAATAAGCGTTGAAAAAACCTTTTTAGCCATAAAATGAGCTTTTTAAGCATCTGTGGCACCCCCCCGAGTTTTGTTTACCCTAAGATTGTAGCGATGTCTACGGCTAGTCGCTACGCGTTTGGATGGGTATGAATCAGTTAACAGTGACCAGTTAACAGTTTACTGATAACTGATAACTGATCCTCGTTCCCTCTTTAGCTAAAATGATTGAATCCCAAACTCGACTGGGTGCGACTCATAAACCAGAAAAGGCATTGCCATCCATGTCTTACGAACCCCTGCACCATAAGTACCGCCCAAAGAGTTTTGCTGAACTGGTGGGACAAGAAGCGATCGCTACCACCCTCACTAATGCTATCCGTGCATCCAAAATTGCACCAGCCTATTTATTCACAGGCCCAAGAGGTACAGGTAAAACCTCCAGCGCCCGCATTTTAGCTAAATCACTCAATTGTCTTAAAAGTGACAAACCCACAGCTGAACCTTGTGGTGTGTGTGATGTTTGTCAAGGAATCACCAAAGGCTACTCCTTAGATGTAATTGAAATCGACGCTGCCAGCAACACAGGTGTAGACAACATTAGAGAGATTATCGAAAGAGCGCAATTTGCCCCTGTTCAGTGTCGTTATAAAGTGTATGTGGTCGATGAATGTCACATGCTCAGTACCGCAGCGTTCAATGCACTACTAAAAACCCTAGAAGAACCACCTAAGCACGTAATCTTTGTCCTGGCAACAACTGACCCACAAAGAGTACTACCTACAATTATTTCCCGGTGTCAACGGTTTGATTTTCGCCGCATACCTCTAGAAGCAATGGTGCAGCATTTGAGTACTATTGCTACAAAAGAAAACATTAATATTAATCCTGAAGCAATTACGCTTGTAGCTCAAATTGCTCAGGGGGGATTGCGGGATGCCGAAAGTTTACTTGACCAATTAAGTTTATTATCAGGGGAAGTCACACCAGACCAAGTGTGGGATTTAGTGGGTTCGGTAAGCGAACGGGACTTACTCACACTTTTAGGTGCGATCGCCACAGACAACCCAGAAGCAGTTGTTGATTGTACTCGTCAAATCCTAGATCGTGGTCGAGAACCTCTGATTATTCTCCAAAATTTTGCCGCTTTTTACCGCGATTTACTCATAGCCAAAACTGCACCTAGTCGTCAAAACTTGGTTGCTTGCACTCCCCAAACTTGGCAAGCACTTGTTAGTTTTGCTCAACAGTTAGATATCAGCACAATTTTACAAGGACAACAACACCTAAGAACTGCTGAGGTGCAACTAAAAAATACCACCCAACCCCGCTTGTGGCTAGAAGTTACATTGCTGGGATGGTTGCCTTCAGCAACTATTCGTACTCAGCCATCAACAACAAACCGTGTAGTACCCACAGTATCACCAACCCCTTTTATCCCACCTTCCCCAGTTTCTAACGGCAAGACAACACAGGTACAACGTGACACGGGAAATCAACAAGACACAACGACACAGCAACACAGCAACAACGAAAAATCTTCCGTCTCTCCCCCACTCCCCACACTTCCCCACACTCCCCCACCTCCCCATCTCCCCACCTCCCCATCTCCCCACCCCCACCTTCTGAACAAGAGGAACTAAACTCTTCCACTCAAGAATCATTGGAAGCAACTTGGCAAAGAATAGTAGAATCTTTGCCTATACCTGCCAAAGCATTATTAAACCAACACGGACGTTTATTAAGTATCGGTGATGGTGTCGCTGTTGTGGGTGTGCCACCAAAGCTGATCAAACTTGCTCAAGGCAAATTAGCCGATGTGGAAGCCGCTTTTGTGAAGGTTTTTCAGCAAAAATATAAAGTGAGCTTGGTTGGAAACCAGGGAAAAACTGCACCTAGTAATGAAAAAAAAGATATTCCTAAAAATAATACTCCTCAAGCTCATCAGCCGCCTCCACCTAGTTACAATCAACAGCAACTGCCTGTAGCTGAAAATCATCAACCAGTAAAACCAGTAATCACAAAAACAGACTCAGTAACAAATACTGCTGTGGCGCAAATGCCCCTACCACAGCCTCAGATGCCACCAGCCAATTGGGAGAGTGATGAAGGAGCGATCGCAGCCCAACGTCTAGCACAATTTTTTGATGGCGAAATTATTCGCTTTGCAGATGATGTAGTAGAAGTTACCGACTCTAGCACAAACTCAGAGTGGGAAAACGAAGTAGAAACAGATGAGGAATTTTAATTTGTGTATAAAAATAGCTTGTAGAGAGGTGATGTTCTTCGCCTCTCTACCTACGTGTATTGTGCGTATCAGAACTGTTGACCGTTAAAAAGTGAAGGTAGTACGGAGTACACCAACGGTTGTTGTGTCGTTTCTGTTGTCACCCTCGGGGTTAAACAGCACAAATGCCCCAGGAGTAATGCTTACATTATCACTTAGTTTCAAGCGGTAATAAGCTTCTAAATGATAAGGAGTAGCCCGATCTACACCTGTAGAGGCAAGTTCAGCATCACCATCAGCAGAAGTGCGATATAGTGGCTGTCCAAATAGAATACCTGCGTTATTTCCCTGTTTGAACAAATCGTTGAAGTGAAGCCCCACCATCCAACTAGTGAAGGTAGTAGAAGCATCAACATCACGGGAAGAATCATCTACGAATATTGCTGCACCGTAGCCAGATAAAGCAATTTTTGGAGAGAAACGCCAAGTGAGTGTGCCACCAACAGAATTAAGTTTGACGGGTGTTCCCAGTGAAACACCAGCCAAAGCACCAATATCACTACTAGTTAATCCTGTACCCAAGATATTGATTTCGTGATAACTATTAGCATAGTTGAGACCAATATCTATAGAACTAGTTGGTCTAAAGGTTAATTGTGCGGCTATAACGCTACTACCACCAAAAAAACCAGATCCTAAAGGTGTACCAGAAACTCCTGGTTGAATGTCTGGCGCATTTTCAGGAATGTTAGCATTAACGCTACCGTATAAAGCTCTAAGGTCTAACTGGTCGGAAATGTTAAAAATAAACCCTACAGCAGAAGCCAAGCCAGAACCAGAAGTACCACCGGAGACACGTACTACAGGATTCAAATTGCCAAAGCGAGAAATTGACTCTTGTCCTTCACCATAAAAAGGTGTAATGGCAGGAAAAGCATCCGATGTTTCCGCCGCAGTTCCAGCAAACAAAGTTAATTTATCAGCAACTGGAAAGATATAAAGCAGTTTGTAAAGCTCAACATCATTAGCGCTGACATCTGATAAAGTCTTAACGTCAAGACCAGGAAACTGAGGTTCAAAACTAGTACGAGCGCTACTGGCGCTAAGTACAGGCGAAGCTAATCCCAAAGATTCTTGCAGGCTACCGCTACCATCCAAACCGCCCAAAAAGTTATGAGATTGTAAACCAGTAATTAGTAAGTCTTTACCTGTAAAACTGGTGTTGAGATTTAACCGCACTCTATTTGTCAAGATGATATTAGGGTCATCTGTATCTGGAGAACCTCCTGTAGCACCAATAGCTGCAATAATTACCTCACCATTCAGTTTGGTAGTTGTGGAAAACTGATTTGCTTCCAGTTCTGCGGTGCGTGCTTCCAGCACATCTACCCGACCCCGCAGTGTCGCCAATTCCGCAGCAAATTCTTCTTGCAGTCTCTGCAAAGTGGCTAAATCTTCTTTTGTTACTAAATTAGTAGTCGCCGTAGCAATTATTTCGTTGACTCGATCAAGA
Above is a genomic segment from Fischerella sp. JS2 containing:
- the groL gene encoding chaperonin GroEL (60 kDa chaperone family; promotes refolding of misfolded polypeptides especially under stressful conditions; forms two stacked rings of heptamers to form a barrel-shaped 14mer; ends can be capped by GroES; misfolded proteins enter the barrel where they are refolded when GroES binds), translated to MAKRIIYNENARRALERGMDILAEAVAVTLGPKGRNVVLEKKFGAPQIINDGVTIAKEIELEDHVENTGVSLIRQAASKTNDAAGDGTTTATVLAHAMVKEGLRNVAAGANAILLKRGIDKATNFLVEKIKEHARPVEDSKAIAQVGAISAGNDEEVGQMIAEAMDKVGKEGVISLEEGKSMTTELEITEGMRFDKGYISPYFATDPERMEAVFDDPYLLLTDKKIALVQDLVPVLEQVARQGKPLVIIAEDIEKEALATLVVNRLRGVLNVAAVKAPGFGDRRKAMLEDIAILTGGQLITEDAGLKLENTKLDSLGKARRITITKDNTTIVAEGNEQAVKARCEQIRRQMDETESSYDKEKLQERLAKLSGGVAVVKVGAATETEMKDKKLRLEDAINATKAAVEEGIVPGGGTTLAHLSPQLEEWANGNLKGEELTGALIVARALAAPLKRIAENAGQNGAVIAERVKEKEFNVGFNAATNEFVDLFAAGIVDPAKVTRSALQNAASIAGMVLTTECIVVDKPEPKDSAPAGAGAGMGGDFDY
- a CDS encoding iron uptake porin is translated as MTRYLLASAGGASLLYLIMGLLPLQGLANFEIAEQKQVQNNSEKIAISHIGNTPEKIDINSGVKPNNSPKKLILASEHEQNSPVLNQKQQDKNLELTSAPNSSLPTSSQSANSPQPSDKIAQVTSVSQLSDVQPTDWAFGALQSLVERYGCIAGYPNGTYRGNRPMTRYEFAAGLNACLDRVNEIIATATTNLVTKEDLATLQRLQEEFAAELATLRGRVDVLEARTAELEANQFSTTTKLNGEVIIAAIGATGGSPDTDDPNIILTNRVRLNLNTSFTGKDLLITGLQSHNFLGGLDGSGSLQESLGLASPVLSASSARTSFEPQFPGLDVKTLSDVSANDVELYKLLYIFPVADKLTLFAGTAAETSDAFPAITPFYGEGQESISRFGNLNPVVRVSGGTSGSGLASAVGFIFNISDQLDLRALYGSVNANIPENAPDIQPGVSGTPLGSGFFGGSSVIAAQLTFRPTSSIDIGLNYANSYHEINILGTGLTSSDIGALAGVSLGTPVKLNSVGGTLTWRFSPKIALSGYGAAIFVDDSSRDVDASTTFTSWMVGLHFNDLFKQGNNAGILFGQPLYRTSADGDAELASTGVDRATPYHLEAYYRLKLSDNVSITPGAFVLFNPEGDNRNDTTTVGVLRTTFTF
- a CDS encoding transposase; protein product: MKARYQYRFYPTDQQQQRLAEWFGCVRIVWNDALALSKASKYPGYNSLAKSLTQSKKTEERRWLNDVSSVPLQQSLKQLKVAYKNYFDSLKGKWKGRKVGQPRFKKKTNDQSATLTKVAFLIKKGEVYLAKIGNLKPIWSRELPCDPSSVTVIKDCANRYFLSFVLEIEANQIDAKNQSIGIDLGIKTFALMSNGEKAKSPDYSKQDRKIRKLQRKLARQQKDSKRRNKTRIQIGKLHNLSADTRKDFLHKLSTKIVSENQTIILEDLHVSGMVKNRRLARSISLQGWREFRNLCEAKSEKFGRDFQTVNRWEPTSQVCSECGFRWGKIDLSIRSVLCLNCGTQQDTDENAARNIEMVGMGHRHDLKRAGATIRLQQSRKLL